In Bacillus thuringiensis, the DNA window AGAGGAAATTGTCAATTAAGTACCGAGAAAGCGATTGAAATTACAAAGCCGATTGTAGAAAAAGGAGCATTTTATTTAATTATTAAAGAAGAAAATAAAGTAATGGGATGGATATTAATAGGGGAAAATACAGACTATTTTTCTCGTGAAAAACTTGGATTTATATATGAATTGTACGTTTTCCCAGAATATCGCGGGAAAGGATTATCGAGAGAACTGATGGAAGCTGGTATTAAGGAATTGAAGGAGAAGTATTCAGAAATTCGTTTGAATGTATTTGCTGGAAATTTTGCAAAAGAGATATATGAAGAGTTTGGTTTTGTTGAAAGACAGGTAATTATGACTTTGAAGTGAGAACATTAAGTAGGAGAAAAAATAAAAAAGGTCATTTAATATGAAGTGTGTCCTAAAAAGGTTAGGTGCAACAATTTTTCAAATCTAATAAATTGTTCAATGCATGTAAGGGTGCGCAGATTTACACTTTTATATCTTACTTATTTTCATTCTTCATATCCGTGATTTTATATATAAAATCAAAAAGTAGAAAGCTATAGCTCTCTACTTTATTTAGCAATGAATCGTTTAGCTTTAATTATATGTTTCATTTCTATACGAGGTGTTACACCTTGTACCCAATCGGGATCAAATTCTATCCAATCCTTATCTAGGCTTTGTAACCAATCAAAGTCAAAAATTCTGGGCCAGGTAGCTAATATTTTATCTTTTGGAAAACCTTCTGTTTCAAATTGATTCCATTCTTCCTCCGATTTAGCTATAGGACCATTATTTAAAATAGAGTGCCAAGTATTAAAACAAGACCAAAGAATATCTTCATCTGGTATGTCTAATGTAAGAATGACGCCTTTTTGACCTTTAGATAAAAGTGCTGGGCGGTTTTGATCAGGCCTTTTATTCCAAAACCATACAGGGTAAGTTCGACCATCATAATTAGGTATTCTCTCTTTCATCTGTTCCATCATCCATGCATATGGAGATTTGAAATGAGGCCAAACATATTTCTCATTTCCCTGATAAAAACCTTCTTCTTGCATTTTTCTATAAATGTGAAGTGGTTGTACAGTATATACTATCAAATAGACACTTCCAATCTAATCTAATTATGTAATGAATTTTTATTTACTTAATTATCTTGCATGGAAAAACACAAAATATCAAATTTGAAGTGCCCTTGAATTGTTAGAGACATCCTTACAATTCAAGGGCGTTTTTTTATTCTTGCGGAGATTATAAAAATATTTTTGAAATCAATATAAAATTTTATGTTTAGTTCACCAACTTTCGGAAAAACTAGGAAAGATATGACAAAGGAGGTTATGAACGGTGGATCATCCAATTCAAGGATTAATGAAAGCGGCAATGGAAAATTTAAAAGAAATGGTCGATGTAAATACGATTGTTGGAGAGCCTGTTCAAACGGCTGACGGTGGTGTGGTGTTAACGGTTTCTAAAGTAGCGTTCGGGTTTGGAGCAGGAGGTTCTGATTTCCAAACGAATGATGGACAAAGAGCGAACGGTAACCCTGCA includes these proteins:
- a CDS encoding DUF3841 domain-containing protein, producing the protein MIVYTVQPLHIYRKMQEEGFYQGNEKYVWPHFKSPYAWMMEQMKERIPNYDGRTYPVWFWNKRPDQNRPALLSKGQKGVILTLDIPDEDILWSCFNTWHSILNNGPIAKSEEEWNQFETEGFPKDKILATWPRIFDFDWLQSLDKDWIEFDPDWVQGVTPRIEMKHIIKAKRFIAK
- a CDS encoding GNAT family N-acetyltransferase, encoding MIIKANQEDTNEILRYAAQALFEGTRGNCQLSTEKAIEITKPIVEKGAFYLIIKEENKVMGWILIGENTDYFSREKLGFIYELYVFPEYRGKGLSRELMEAGIKELKEKYSEIRLNVFAGNFAKEIYEEFGFVERQVIMTLK